The sequence below is a genomic window from Pseudorasbora parva isolate DD20220531a chromosome 4, ASM2467924v1, whole genome shotgun sequence.
CTACTTAAAGCAGCCCTGATATCGATTATCCTTCAGGAAACTGGAGAACACACGGAGATATGTTGGTGATTAATTCCTATTAATATACATATCGTgtgtcagattacattcatctgGCATGGTGATTAAGGTGACAGCTTTACAGAAGAGAACATACAGTAGAAAGcacatttccattacagtacaatgttgtatttttttctaTGTTGTCATATTTGCACATGCCAACCCATTACTAGGGTTACGTTTTTATAAAGTAAACTACCAAGTGAACAATCCACTTTGATCCATTAGGTACTATCAACGTTAATTCTTTGTGCTGTATTTTAGATGAAACattcataatattttaatatgaaaataTCAAACTAACAGGTAATCCTTCATGGTTTAAATGGAGGAGATTATACAGATCTTTGTGTTGAAACATTCATACAGCAGGGGTGGGAACACCTCCCTGTCTCTGTGCTGTTTTTAATCTAAAGGAGTGCCGGCACACTAGTCCTTGGTGCAAATTACTTTCAGATGAAAGGAGACGCAATTTGCTGTTAACGCTTTCCAGAGCCATTTGAGTGCTCGACCTGCCTGTAAGTCCACACGAGATGATGGCTGCTTAACGATTACAAAGCCATTGTGAGGTTGAAGATcctgggccagatttactaacagcttgcgccagcgcaaaccctcttttggcattaaaaaactactgtcaggatttactaaagacactcAGTGAGAAATCAGCGCCGAGAAGGCATTGGCAGAGTTAATTTTCCAGCTGagcttattgcatatgcatttgttggagtttccctttcagaagcaacatttatgggaggagagtatttaaattattatgtaagttgatttactaaggtttacACTAGTCAATTCACTGGTGTTTGCGTTATTATTTTACCACCTAAAAAAGCACATCTTAAACCACAAACTGATAGATTGCATTGGTCATTATGATCCGGTTCTTTAATTTGAGCGTCGTCAGTAGATCACGAGCAGTACTTTCCACTTCAAAATGGCGCATTTTTGGAACAGCGCTCTCACTCTAATTTGCCCtggttagtaaatctggcccctaATGTGCACAAATCATCATATGATAAGACCCAAAACCGTTTCTGGATGAGGAACCTTCTTCTACGATGAACAAAACTGTACAGTCACCTTTCCAACCAATGGAGAAGCATCCGCGCAGAAAGATCCAGAAATGTTGTttcaaatgttctttttttcaaGTAATGGGAGATTATATATCTCCCATTCAGTCACCCCGTAGATCTTGGTGAAGATCCATTGATAAGGATGATGAGAATATCTTCCAAACGTGAAAAGCCCTACTCATCTGTGCTCTTTTGTTGAACTTAGTTCGCAATGTAGAATTTAGCTAGGTCACATTGCTGCAAAGATTTGCCAGCACAATTTCATTTCACATGGGAACATGGACAGCAAGACCTTGAACATACAGTAGAGTGAAATAAAGCACTTCCAAACTCCATTCCCAACATAGATGGAAACAAACCACAGATCGGCCATGGCAAGGTGTGCCAGTGAAAAAAACGATGACGTCTTAAATTTGGAGAACACATAAATCACCAGGGAGTTGCCATGAATCCTCGACAGCGTTGAGTTCACACCAGGAATCCTTTCAGTATCCTCACCTAAACCATGTAAATAGAAAGAGGGACAGTTTATTTACAGGGTGATAGATAGGTAGGTTGGTAGGTacgtaggtaggtaggtaggtaccTCAGACATCTGTTGCATTGAGATGTGTCGTCACCATATCTTGGGCTTCCAAAGCCTTTTTCTGTTTGCTGCGAACCACTGGGGCAGCCTGGTCCTCTGCATGCAGTGAATCAAGCCGTTCCTTGCAACGGAAGACCGCAACAAAGGCGCTGCGGTAGTTGCGGTTCATCCAGCCATACACTAGTGGGTTGGCGAACGTCGAGCACATGGCCACAATATGGAAAACAGTGTAAAGCAGCCGGAAGTCCTTCATGTCCAACACGCTGTGGTCAATGTCAATGGCGAGCTGGAAGGCGTGAAAAGGCAACCAGCTGACTGCAAACACCACAACCTGTAACAGACAGGAGGAGAGGTCTGCATCATGACTGGTCAAGCTGCAATAAAAAGCCTGATATAGACGCTGGTCTAATTCtctattttcaaaataactgtGAAGAAAATAGCATTAAAGTATTTGGGTTACAGAAGACTGCTGATAATGTGGTTATGCTCTTGGGATAGATGCATGCTGTTCTAGCAGTGCTGGCTCAAGAGAATACAAAGAGAACACACAAACTAAAAATGTGACAAGTGTTTGATGTGAACATCAGGAATCATCTAGTTTAAAAATCCAGACTTTAATTCTGTTAGTGACAGGCTGACTTAATGTATGATGTAAAGAATATTGGAATATTAGTCTATACAATATTTGATGCAATTGCATCAAGTAATGATGCAAGTaatttgaattaaattaaataacaatTAAGAGTAATCACTTACTTACTTAAGGGGAAAGTATTCAGTAATGCATTATGTTATGCTTAGTAATATTCTATAGTATAATTAtataaagatatttttattcagcaagtacACATTGCACTGATCAAAAGTTAAGCTTTTAGGTTAAATTAAGTTACATTTTAGATTGTTGtcaacatttttaattcaaatCATTTGTGGGAAAAAAATCATAAAGGGCTCcaccaaaaaatgtttacaggcACATCTGACCTCCAAATCAACAtataaaaattatttctgaaggatcatgggacactggagtaatgatgctgaaaattcagctttgaacataaattccatttttaaaaaatatattcatatagaaaaatatattcatgttatagaaaacatgttattttaattattattaataatagttaattataataaattataatttttataatttcataatatttaagtttttattgtaattttgatcaaataaatgcagcctggaacctcaaacttttaaatggtaatgtgtgtgtgtgtgtgcaaagcATTATATTTATCTATATCATATCGGCCATCCAGGAAAAGCCATCATTTTGCTCAACCATTAGttactcattttttttataaagaggCTTTTTGTTGTCTTCTTTGTGTGGAATTCTAAAATAATATGAAGAATCAGGAAAACTAAAATGATATGAAGACATACACACCATGGTTACCAGCATCTTGGTGGTCTTGCGGCGGCGATGGTGCCTGTCGTTGCGACCAATTGGGCTGACATGATTGCGGAGTTTACTCCAGATACGGATATAGGCAAAAGAGATGATTGCCAGAGGCAATACATATTGCAGCAGCAGCGTGGAGATTCTGGAGAAAGAAAACACAGCCGTCATTAATGTAAGTGCAGCTGAAGAGTGTCATTATGTTATTGTTAAAGATGCTTTCATAAAACATTTACTCTTGTTCCAAAATTAAACAAGCCATGACTCATCTTAGCTGTAATTTATCTGTTACAGATCAATTGTTAAGGATGCTTTTGTTATTGTTAAAAATGCTCTCATAAAACACGCACTCTTGTTCAAAAATTAATCAAGTCATGACTTATTTGGCTGTAATTTATCTGTTACAAAACAAACAAGGCTTTCAAAGATAAAACTATGAGCATATACAGCACCCTTGAATCAAAATCTAAATAATTCAAAGCTTCCGATGATGCCTGTttacataaaaaacataatttcaaTCATCACAATTATATTTATCTATAATATATGCAGATCTTTGTGCTTTCAGCGCAATCGTAAAACAGTGACACTTGATAAATGAACAGCATACATTTGCTGTATCTAGAGGGCATGAGGAAACTGCAATAATGGCGTTCATTAAAATATGAATGTCTGATACTCACGAGTATAGAGTGCTGTCTGTACTACTGTCAGGCCATTTCTCTCCACAAACCTCAATGGAGTCATCTGGAGAAAGATCCACAATCCCATACTCTCTGAATATGGCCAGTGGGCTCGCCAGGACAGCGCTTACTATCCAGGTGATGGCAATGACTAGAAAGCAGGTGTCCTTTGACATTCGAGTGTCTAGGTGGTAAACGATACATCTATGCCGGTCCAGTGCGATGACATTCAATGTAATTGTAGAGACGTGGACGGCGAGACCTTGGGCGTACGGCAGAGTGAAACAAAGCACTTGTCCAAACTTCCATTCCCTGAGGAGAGTGTAAGCCAGCGTGAACGGGAGACACAACGTGTTGACGAGTAGATCGGCCACGGCTAGGTTTGCAATGAAGAAGTTGGTGACGGTACGAAGTGTCTTAAATTTGTAAACCACATAAATCACAAGGGAGTTCCCCACAACGCCCAAAATGATGATGGTAGAGTACGCCAAGATCAAAACCACCTGGACCCCGAGAAGCTTGGTGCTGTCCCCCAGCCCTAGAAGAGGATGATTCAGAATCATGTCGGATGAATCCTCCCCAATGGCCAGGTCTTTGCTCCCAGAGGAGCCATTGATTAAGCTGAGGGAATCCATTTAACACATGGCCACGCTAGATTTTGGAGAAAGAACAAGCTGTCCTTGTTGGACAACCTGAAAACACAGGTTTGAATTAACATTAGAATTATACACGCatgcatagatagatagatagatagatagatagatagatagatagatagatagatagatagatagatagatagatagatagatagatagatagatagatagatagatagatagatagattacaCAGTGTGAAAAGTTTAATAAATGATCATATGATATTTTATCATTAGGCTTGAAAAACTAATCtgtgtttttgaaaataatctcttaaataattgtaaaatttatatataattatattaggGAGAACATATTTAATggcaaattaattatattatatttaaacttaTTAAAAATAAGCCTATTTCGAATTTACATGCATATCATAGGCTACTTACAAGTGACTACCAGACAGCACGGATGGATCTCCATCACGGGGTATGAATATTTTATATCCGCTCATAGAGTCTGTcaggaaaggaaaaaaaatcttgGCGTGACCAAATTGCCTTATTTCCAGTTGCGAAGTGCGTATCGACTTCTTCTGAGGCAACTTGTCAGGTCAGTTTCATTGAGGTAAAATGTATTCTGCGGGTTAAGAACTCATTACGCACGGCTTGCCTGAGTTCGAGCACACTCAAGCGTCTTTATCTGAGAGACAAATAGGTACATGGCAAAAACCATTATCACTAGGAGACATAAACACACACCGGAGTAAGTAGAAACTTCATGGCACACTTTGCAGGACACGTCTCGGACAAAATGGTCCGTGAACGAGCGCACGAGGCGCACCAAATAAACGATATTGCGAGACGTCGCATGTATTATTAATGCCCTTTTCAtggaaattatgaaaaaaacgtGTTTGGACTAGCAATGAAGTCTATTAGAATGACTTACCAATGCCCAGGCAGCGCATTCACCTCACCGTCTCCAGTAATACGTCGTTCGAGTCAGGATACATCACCATCAGTTATCAAGAGCTTTAGAAATGATGTAGCTATatagacaaaaaataaacaagtacAAGTTCTTCTGTTTTCCTTTTCAATCAATATGTTTTCCTGAGAGAAAGGTTGAGGTTCAGGTGAGGTGGGATGTAGAGCTCAACCGTCTCTGACGCTCGCGACTGAATTGAATCCATCCACACAAGCCAAACCCACAAGTTCAGAGTTCTCGATAGGAGAGAGTGAGAGATGAATCACGATGGTTAGGTTTACTTTAATcaaagaaaaaataaagaattcgtgcattatgtttttattaaactgCGCCATTCAATAAGCGTTGGGTAACAATACAAAAAGTCAACAACATTAAATAGCCCATGAACTATATTTGTTTGCAGTTTCAGTTacgtttaaaaaatatatataattcggttacgtttaaaaaaagtttctaTGGTATATGCATCTTTCATATTATCGCTGTtttattaaatgtgtgtgtcttttattttttacagttatACTTTCCTGATGGGTTATCAAAGCGCTAATGTCaggattttttcccccttttttccctcttttttttGTAACGGAGACATTTGAATGACAGGAAGATAAATTGGCTGAATTGCAATTTGGGGAGGAaaattaatttaacactggTTATGCATTCTGGGCAATGATTGGTTCTTCCACCCTCTTATAAAGAAGTATAGCTAGGTCCAATAGGCTACATCTTCTCAAACTTTAATGGCAGTTTATAAACTATTTTCTCTCAAAACTTACAAATAAGATTCTATCAAAACAAAATTCACAGTTtgtctaaaaaaaacatttttaaaaagttacaAATGACAATAACTTGCAATAATTCCTTATGTTCAAAATGTGAATCTGCATCCTGTTTGCTACCTCAATTCAAATTCTCAATACATGAATGGAGAACAACTCTGATAAAAAGTAACATGCTCCAGTGTTTCGTCATTATTTAAAT
It includes:
- the npy2rl gene encoding neuropeptide Y receptor Y2, like, whose translation is MDSLSLINGSSGSKDLAIGEDSSDMILNHPLLGLGDSTKLLGVQVVLILAYSTIIILGVVGNSLVIYVVYKFKTLRTVTNFFIANLAVADLLVNTLCLPFTLAYTLLREWKFGQVLCFTLPYAQGLAVHVSTITLNVIALDRHRCIVYHLDTRMSKDTCFLVIAITWIVSAVLASPLAIFREYGIVDLSPDDSIEVCGEKWPDSSTDSTLYSISTLLLQYVLPLAIISFAYIRIWSKLRNHVSPIGRNDRHHRRRKTTKMLVTMVVVFAVSWLPFHAFQLAIDIDHSVLDMKDFRLLYTVFHIVAMCSTFANPLVYGWMNRNYRSAFVAVFRCKERLDSLHAEDQAAPVVRSKQKKALEAQDMVTTHLNATDV